AACCTGGGGATTATAGAGCAATGGCTGATTCTATAATTAAGATGCTCTATAACTATAAATGGGCCTTGGAGTTGGCGCTTCAAGGGAAAAAAATAGTGGAAGAAAAATATAGTGAAAAAGTTATGATATCTAAATTAGAAAATTTATATAAGGAGTTACTGAAAAGAAAGGTATGATTAACATATTACATACAGAGACACTTAAAAAATGGGGTGGACAACAAAAAAGAGTGTTGAGTGAGATAACTGAACTCAAAAAAAGAGGATATAAAATTGTGCTTGCCTGTAATAAAGACTCAGTTATAGCCAAGAAATCTAAAAATGAAGGGATAAAGGTATATGAGCTTGATTTTAAAAAGACAAATTATTTAAGGACTATTCCCAAATTGATAAAGATTATAAAGACCGAAAATATTGATATTATTTCAACTCATAGTTCAACGGACAGCTGGGCAGCAGGTATTGCTGCAAAGCTTACAGGAAGAAAGTTTGTAAGATTTAAACATAATATGTTTCCTATAGGTAAAGATCCGTTAACTAAGTTTATATATCATATTCCTGATAAATTTATTGCAATCAGTGATCCAATTAAAGATTTAATGGAGCAATATGGAATAGATAGTTCTAAAATTACAGTAATTCCAACTTCTGTGGATACAGAAAGATTTAATCCAGATAAAGTTAAAGATTTAAGGAATTACTTTTCAATTCCTAAAAATGCTATAGTTATTGGAAATATTTCTGGATTTGCAAAACAAAAGGCCCAGCATATTTTATTTCAAGCTTTTGATTTAGTGAGTAAAAAATATTCTTGTTTTTTATTAATGGCAGGGAATATTTCTGAGAGAGGGATGCAGGAATATCTTCATTTAGTAAGTAAAAGTATTCAAAACAAAATTATATTCACAGGATATAGGGAAGATATTCCTTCTATTCTAAAGTCGATTGATATATATGTTTCTTCAGCTATATCTGAAGGTTTATCTATAGCTGTTCTTGAAGCAATGGCAATGGAAAAAGCGGTTATTGTTTCTGATATACCAGCTTTTAAATCTTTTATTATTGATAACTACAATGGACTAATTTTTAAATCAGAAAATGTAGAGGATCTCGCGAATAAAATTTTATATCTGATAGAAAATGAAAATTTAAGAAAAAAATTAAGAAAGAATGCAAGAAAAACAATACTTGATAGATTCAGTTTAGAAAAAATGATAGAAGATACAGAAAAAGTTTATAAGAGTTTGGTTAATGCTGAATAACTCCATTCCTGTTGTCATGTATCATCATGTAATGCCTGGAAAAACAGAGTTGAATATTACTCCTGAGCTTTTTGAAGAGCAACTTTTAGCTCTCAATAGAAGTGGCTGGAAACCACTTGATGCAAAAGAATTTTTATATCTTATGGAACACCCTGAGGAGTCAAGAAAAAAATGTGTGCTCCTGACTTTTGATGATGGCTTTGTGGATAACTATCTTTATGCCTATCCTCTGCTTAAGAAATACAAAATGAAAGCATTGATGTTTGTGGCAACAGATTTTATAGCTGATTTAGATATTAAAAGAGATAGCTTTAAGGCTCTCACACACAAAGAGATGTGGAGGCTTGCCTTTTCCGAAAGAAAGCATGAAGTTATGTGTACATGGAATGAACTCAGACAGATGCAGTATGAAGGCATTTTTGATATACAGAGTCATGGACACACTCATAAAATACCTGATTTCATAAAAAATGCTAACTATGTGGCAGTGGAAGATGATTTAAGAATGGGGAAAGAGTTATTGATTAAAAATCTCGGAAAAGAGCCACTTCATCTTGCATGGCCCAAAGGAGTTTACGACACTAAGGCGGTTGAAATAGCTAAAAAACTCGGATTTAAGGCTCTTTATACAACTCAAAGAGGAGCAAATGTTTATGATTTAAATAAAGTAAAAAGACTACCAATTAAATGTAAAGGCGCGAGCTGGCTTATTCCGAAATTGAGGATTTATAGTTCCTCTTTTTTTTCAAAAATTTATTTAAAGGTGAGAACACATTGGTAGAATTAAAAAATAAAGTATGTAATGCTCATATCAAAAGAGAGCACAAAGAAGCTCTTGAGAAGTTGTCAAAAATTGCTGAGAATAAATCTTATCTTTTTTTACCTTTTAAAGGAATAAGAGATGAAATTTTTAATGAATTCTCAGAGTTTAAATTAAGATTGTTCTCTACAAGTCCAAAAACTTTAGTTTTAGAAGATTTAGATTTTAGAATAGTTTTTAAGATTATCTATATAAATAACTTAAAACATAGACTTTCAGGCTTTTTTGAAAATAAAGGTTTAAAGATTTACAGGCTTTCACAATATTTTAGAAAAAAAAATATAAAAATAGCTGAAGTTTTAGGTTATGGTAAGTTTCTGAAAAATCCCTTTTATGTTGTTCCGAAGATGAAAGGAGAATCTTTTTTAGAGATAGCAAAAAGAAATGATAAAAATGTTCTGGAATTATTTTATAAAATAATAGATGAGATTATAAAAATTCACAAAGAAGGTTATTTTATTGGAGATGCTAATATTAAACATTTTTTCTTTTTAAACTGCGAAGTTGAAGGAATTATAGATTTAGATTGTTTCAAAAAAGTTTATTTTTTAAAGAAAAATAGATTTTGTAGGGACATCGGATATCTTTTAAGACCTGAGTTACATTTATCAAAAGAGGAAATTAGGAAATTAGTGAGTTATTATTCTGGTATCATGATGTTCAATCATACAAATGTTTTAACAAAGATTGAATACTATCGAGCAAAAAGATGGAAAAATTGAAAAATGATATATCAATAAAAAGTGAAAGACCTGCTGAACCTATAAAGAGAAAAAGAACGATTAGAGCTAAGGTTCTAAAGAGAGTTGCAGATATATTCAACTTTTTTTACAGAGGTCCTATGATTTACAATGGTTTAAACTCTGAGGAATCAATAAATTTACTTCTCCAAAATAGAAAATCATTGATTAGATTTGGCAATGGAGAATCAGAAATCATGGCAGGATTTGATATGGGAACTCAAAGGTATCATCCCGAGTTAAGAAATTCATTGATAAAGATTTTAAATGAGTATTCAGAAAGTAGTAAATACTATTTAGCTTTAACAAACTGGAATCTTAAAGTGGATGTAAAAACACTGAAAAAAAGAAAAAACTATAAAATATGGAGATATATGAGATATTTTCTCTGGTATTTTGATATTCATGGAAAAAGTAAATTACCTTTTTTGGAAACAGATATGTTTAGAGTTGGAGAAGCTGGGTTACCAAATGAGTTGATAGAAAAACTCTGGCTTCCCTATGAATATATAATAGTAATCCATAACTCTGAAAAATACTTCAACTGGTTTAAAAGTAAGTATCCTTCCAAAACTATGTTTTTTATAAAAATTCCTGACCGAGATTTCTTTTTTGTTTTAGAACAGAAGCAAAGAGAAATTTTAGATATTTTTGCAAAATATGATATTCCTAAAAACAATTCGGTGATTCTTGTCTCAGCTGGTCCTGGTGCAAAGGTGCTATGTTACAATTTAAGCCAGATGGATTTTCTTTGTTATGATATGGGAAATTATTTTCACATGAGGTACAGGTTGGAGCAAAATGAAACTTAATGTAATGCATCTTATAGTTAGACTTCCAATCGGCGGAATGGAAAATATGTTATATCAAGAAGTTATAAACTATAACAAAACTCTTTTTAATCCAATAGTGTGTTGCATAAAGGAAGGTGGTTTTTTTGCAGAAAAGCTTATTGAAGAAGGGATAAAAGTGTATGTATTAAATAGAATGCAAAAGCACGGTTTTGACTTTAAGGCTGTATATGAAATATTTAAAATTTTAAAAAAAGAAAATATCCATATTCTCAGAACCCATGCCTATCATTCGAATTTGTATGGTAGAATTGCGGGGAAATTGGCAAAAACTCCTGTGATTGTTTGTACCCAGCATAATATGTATGGTGGGCTAAATAAACCTAAAATTCACAGAAGAATAATTAATTTTTTTCTATCTAAATTTTGTGATACTATAGTCGCTGTCTCTAATACAGTAGCCGAAGACATAAAAATGTTTGATAAAATCCCTCCCAATAAAATTAGAGTAATATATAATGGTATTGATATTGAAAAATTTACAATTAATATTAATAAAAAAGCTATCCGTTCTCTTTTAGGTTTACCTGAAAATAAAATTTTAGTTGGTACATTGGGAAGATTAACAAAACAAAAGGGTATAGAATACCTAATAAAAGCTCTGGAAAAAATTGATGTTTCCTTAGTCATTGGAGGAAACGGACCTCTAAAGAACGATTTAAAAGCCTTAGCTAAATCTTTAAAGATAGATTCATATTTTTTAGGCAAAGTTGATCCAGATAAAGTTCCTCTATTTCTTAACTGTCTTGATATATTTTGTTTTCCTTCATTGTGGGAAGGCATGGGTGTTACAGTTGTTGAAGCTATGGCAGTGGGATTACCTGTTATAGCTTCTGATTTGAAGCCTGTTAAAGAAGTATTAGATGACTGTGGTATATATTTCCCTCCTCAAGATATTGTAAAGCTTAGAGAAGCTATAGTTTCTCTTTTAGAAGATGAGCAAAAAAGAAAAATTTTGGGTGAAAAGGCAAAACAAAGAGCAAGGAATTTTTCTATAAAAAATACAGTTGCACAATATGAAAATCTTTTTTTAGAAATTTATAATAGAAAATATGGGAAATTTTAAAATAATACTTGCTACAAGTTTTGAAAAACCTTGGAATAATGGATGGTATTATAAATCAGGTTTTGAAAAAAATGGATATGAGGTTATTCCCTATACTCAGTATCAGAAAGGAAGTTTTTTAGAAAAAGTACAAAGTATTAAGCCTGATTTTATACTTATTACAAAAGATGAAATTGATATAGAAGTATTAAGTGAATGTAAAAAATATACAAAGCTTATCCAGTGGTATCCAGATCCGGTAATTCCAGAGTGGCTTATTCCTTATGTAAAAACTGTTGATCTTTTTTTTACAATGTCAGAAGGACTTGTTGAGAAGTTTAAAAAATACAATTCTAATACTTTCTGGCTTACACAGGCATTTGAACCAGATTTTTTCAAAATAAAAGAGATAACAGATAATGATATAAAAAAATATTCTTCTGATATCACTTTTATAGGTAATCTTGGCTCAAAGCCACAGTATCTGCCAAGAAGAAAAGCTTTAATGAAAGTTTTAAATGAGAGATTTAATCTTAAATGGTGGGGTCCGCCACTACCAAAAAAGATAAAAACTATCCCATTAATTTTTGGCAAACTTGGAAGAGCCTATGGTGGAGAGTTTGTTTATAATGAAACTTTTGCAAAGGTTTGTAAACTTTCAAAAATTTTTCTTGCCTTTGATTCAATGCCACATATTAGAAAATCAATGAGTGCTAGAATGTATACCGCTGTGGGTTGTGGAGCTTTTTATATGTGTCAGTATGTTCAGGGTATTGAAGAGGTTTTGATTCCTGATAAAGAGATAGTTACATTCAATGATTACGATGAGATGATTGATAAAATAAGATTTTACTTGCCTAAAGAAGATTTAAGAAAAAAGATATCAAAGGCTGGACAGGAAAGAGTCTTAAGAGAGCATACTTATGAAGTTAGAATAAAACAGATGATAGAGATTATTAAAAATGTATTATTTTGACAAGGATAAAATTAAAAATATATTGATTTTTATGACAGATAAACACATGGGAAATTTTGTTGTTTCTCTTCCAGCAATTATATCAGTTGTGAATTATTTTAATGAAAAAGTAAAAGGAATAGTCATAGATGAGTCTTATAAAGATATTGCTTTAGCTTTTTTTAAACAAGAAAAAGTTGTACTTTACAATTTGAGAAAAAGCAGATCAAAATTTGGTTCAGTTTTAAGTTTTTTAATTTTATTAAAAAAACTAAAAAGTGTCAAGCCAAGCTTATCAATAGATTTTGAAGGTAGAACAGGAGGAGCTTTTTTATCTCTTTTATCCGGAGCTAAATATAAAGTTGGTTTCAAAGGAGGTGAAAAATCTTATTGTTATAATATCAAAATTTCACCTAATGGATATATTCATAAATCAGAGTTTTATCTTTCCATCCCACAGAATTTGGGGATTCCTCTCATTAAAGAGTTACATCCAAAAATAAGGGAAGAGTGGTACAATTCTTTAGTTGCTAAATTAAATGAAGCTGGAATAATAGATTTTAACAATATTGTATGTATTCACCCGGGAGCAGGAAAAATTTATAAAAAATGGCCTCCTCAAAATTTTGCCTCTTTAAGTGATTACTTAATAGATAAAGGATACTCAGTAATTTTGATTGGTTCTCACAGAGACATGGAAGATATATCTCAGATTAAATCGTATATGAAAAACAAAGCTTATGATTTTTGCAACAAACTTTCTCTTGGTGAATTAATGGCTCTATTTAAAAATTCAAAACTTTACATAGGAAATGACAGCGGTCCTATGCATCTTGCAGCTTTGTTTGATGTTCCAATTATAGCATTATTTGGTTCAGCAGACGAGAAAAGATGGAAGCCGTTGGGAGAAAAAGTTAATGTTTTAAAGAGCTCTGAAAGATGTGAAAAATGCAGAGGTAAAGACTGCGAAAAAGATTTCAGATGTATCACGTCAATATCTACAGAGGAGGTAATTAATAAAATTGGACTTAATTAAACCTAAATTTGTAGAAAAAATATATCTTATAATGGAGTGCAATATTTATTCTGCTTTGTTACTTGCATTTTTATCAAAAGGTGAAGCAATTCTGAATGTTATGCTATTTCTTAATTTTGTTTTATGGTTAATTATTATAAAGTTTGATTTCTCAAAAGTATCTTTATTAAAAAATTCTGTCTCTATCTTTTTTTATCTTTATATACTCAGCATTATTATATCAACATTTTTTTCAATAAATCCTTCCTATTCTTTTTCACAACTTTTAAAAGACCCTTTAAAAGCATTTCTTTTTTTCCCTGTATTTTTATGGATTATTGATAATGAATCAAAACTTAAAAGGATAGCATTTGTATTTTTTCTTTTGTTGATTATTTATAATTTAAACGGCTATTACTCCTTTATTTTTAAAGATATTTACCATTCCGATACATGGCTTTTACATACTACTTTAAATCGTTATGGAGGTCTTCTTACCTTATTTATTCCTTTTGGAATTTTATACTTCTTTTATAAAGAAAATATATATCTTAAAATATTCAATATTTTACTGATGTTAGCTACGATATTTGCTATAATTTTAAATGCCACAAGAACAGCTTACTTGAGTTTAATTATAGTTTTATTTCTTTGGAGCATTTTTTACTTCAGAAAAAATATTATAAAAGGATTTGTTTTAATTTTTTTATCTTTAAGTATAGTGGGTATTGCAGGATGGTATTCATCTGATTTTGTCAAAACAAAAATAATTAAGACAAAAGAAGACATAAATACTTTTAACTACAGAACAATTGGATGGTTATCTGCAATAGAATCATCACTAAATCGTCCTATAATCGGATGGGGGTATGGTAAAAAGATATTTCACGAAGATGTTCCTTTTTTGGACACATCCTATAAAACTTCCCCTAAAAAACTAAACATAGGACTTGAAACACCTCACAATACTTTTTTTGCTATTTTATTTCAGCAAGGTTTTTTAGGTTTTTTAACATTTATGGGAGTATTTTTTTTCACAATAAAAAATCTTTTGTTTAGATTAAGATTTGATAAAAACTTTTTGAATTTAATAAGATTTTCAGTTTTAACATCGTATATTGGATATTTTGGTATTTTTGCATTTTTTAATCCGACCAAATTTTTTTATTTTTCAATTTTCACAGTACTAAGTTTGTCAATTTTTAACATTTTAAGAAAAATTAACAAATGAAAATAGCAATAGTTAGAAAAAAATATACATTTCATGGAGGAGCTGAAAGCTATATAAATAGCTTAATAAAATATTTAATTGAAAAAGGACACGAAATTTATATATACAGCATAAAATGGCAGGCACCCTCAGATACGGCTCTACCTGTAACTTTTAAAAAAATTCCTGCTATACCTTTAAACTCTTTTCTTAGAGATTTAAGCTTCGCAGTTTTTGGCTACTTTATTTTAAAGAAAGATCGCAAAAATCTTGATATAATTCAGGCTCATGATAAAATATTAATTCAGGATATTTACAGAGCTGGTGACGGATGCCATATT
The nucleotide sequence above comes from Thermodesulfovibrio aggregans. Encoded proteins:
- a CDS encoding glycosyltransferase, whose amino-acid sequence is MKLNVMHLIVRLPIGGMENMLYQEVINYNKTLFNPIVCCIKEGGFFAEKLIEEGIKVYVLNRMQKHGFDFKAVYEIFKILKKENIHILRTHAYHSNLYGRIAGKLAKTPVIVCTQHNMYGGLNKPKIHRRIINFFLSKFCDTIVAVSNTVAEDIKMFDKIPPNKIRVIYNGIDIEKFTININKKAIRSLLGLPENKILVGTLGRLTKQKGIEYLIKALEKIDVSLVIGGNGPLKNDLKALAKSLKIDSYFLGKVDPDKVPLFLNCLDIFCFPSLWEGMGVTVVEAMAVGLPVIASDLKPVKEVLDDCGIYFPPQDIVKLREAIVSLLEDEQKRKILGEKAKQRARNFSIKNTVAQYENLFLEIYNRKYGKF
- a CDS encoding glycosyltransferase family 4 protein — protein: MINILHTETLKKWGGQQKRVLSEITELKKRGYKIVLACNKDSVIAKKSKNEGIKVYELDFKKTNYLRTIPKLIKIIKTENIDIISTHSSTDSWAAGIAAKLTGRKFVRFKHNMFPIGKDPLTKFIYHIPDKFIAISDPIKDLMEQYGIDSSKITVIPTSVDTERFNPDKVKDLRNYFSIPKNAIVIGNISGFAKQKAQHILFQAFDLVSKKYSCFLLMAGNISERGMQEYLHLVSKSIQNKIIFTGYREDIPSILKSIDIYVSSAISEGLSIAVLEAMAMEKAVIVSDIPAFKSFIIDNYNGLIFKSENVEDLANKILYLIENENLRKKLRKNARKTILDRFSLEKMIEDTEKVYKSLVNAE
- a CDS encoding O-antigen ligase family protein, with protein sequence MDLIKPKFVEKIYLIMECNIYSALLLAFLSKGEAILNVMLFLNFVLWLIIIKFDFSKVSLLKNSVSIFFYLYILSIIISTFFSINPSYSFSQLLKDPLKAFLFFPVFLWIIDNESKLKRIAFVFFLLLIIYNLNGYYSFIFKDIYHSDTWLLHTTLNRYGGLLTLFIPFGILYFFYKENIYLKIFNILLMLATIFAIILNATRTAYLSLIIVLFLWSIFYFRKNIIKGFVLIFLSLSIVGIAGWYSSDFVKTKIIKTKEDINTFNYRTIGWLSAIESSLNRPIIGWGYGKKIFHEDVPFLDTSYKTSPKKLNIGLETPHNTFFAILFQQGFLGFLTFMGVFFFTIKNLLFRLRFDKNFLNLIRFSVLTSYIGYFGIFAFFNPTKFFYFSIFTVLSLSIFNILRKINK
- a CDS encoding CgeB family protein; translation: MGNFKIILATSFEKPWNNGWYYKSGFEKNGYEVIPYTQYQKGSFLEKVQSIKPDFILITKDEIDIEVLSECKKYTKLIQWYPDPVIPEWLIPYVKTVDLFFTMSEGLVEKFKKYNSNTFWLTQAFEPDFFKIKEITDNDIKKYSSDITFIGNLGSKPQYLPRRKALMKVLNERFNLKWWGPPLPKKIKTIPLIFGKLGRAYGGEFVYNETFAKVCKLSKIFLAFDSMPHIRKSMSARMYTAVGCGAFYMCQYVQGIEEVLIPDKEIVTFNDYDEMIDKIRFYLPKEDLRKKISKAGQERVLREHTYEVRIKQMIEIIKNVLF
- a CDS encoding glycosyltransferase family 9 protein, which encodes MYYFDKDKIKNILIFMTDKHMGNFVVSLPAIISVVNYFNEKVKGIVIDESYKDIALAFFKQEKVVLYNLRKSRSKFGSVLSFLILLKKLKSVKPSLSIDFEGRTGGAFLSLLSGAKYKVGFKGGEKSYCYNIKISPNGYIHKSEFYLSIPQNLGIPLIKELHPKIREEWYNSLVAKLNEAGIIDFNNIVCIHPGAGKIYKKWPPQNFASLSDYLIDKGYSVILIGSHRDMEDISQIKSYMKNKAYDFCNKLSLGELMALFKNSKLYIGNDSGPMHLAALFDVPIIALFGSADEKRWKPLGEKVNVLKSSERCEKCRGKDCEKDFRCITSISTEEVINKIGLN
- a CDS encoding GT-D fold domain-containing glycosyltransferase gives rise to the protein MKNDISIKSERPAEPIKRKRTIRAKVLKRVADIFNFFYRGPMIYNGLNSEESINLLLQNRKSLIRFGNGESEIMAGFDMGTQRYHPELRNSLIKILNEYSESSKYYLALTNWNLKVDVKTLKKRKNYKIWRYMRYFLWYFDIHGKSKLPFLETDMFRVGEAGLPNELIEKLWLPYEYIIVIHNSEKYFNWFKSKYPSKTMFFIKIPDRDFFFVLEQKQREILDIFAKYDIPKNNSVILVSAGPGAKVLCYNLSQMDFLCYDMGNYFHMRYRLEQNET
- a CDS encoding polysaccharide deacetylase family protein; translation: MLNNSIPVVMYHHVMPGKTELNITPELFEEQLLALNRSGWKPLDAKEFLYLMEHPEESRKKCVLLTFDDGFVDNYLYAYPLLKKYKMKALMFVATDFIADLDIKRDSFKALTHKEMWRLAFSERKHEVMCTWNELRQMQYEGIFDIQSHGHTHKIPDFIKNANYVAVEDDLRMGKELLIKNLGKEPLHLAWPKGVYDTKAVEIAKKLGFKALYTTQRGANVYDLNKVKRLPIKCKGASWLIPKLRIYSSSFFSKIYLKVRTHW